One window from the genome of Pseudalkalibacillus hwajinpoensis encodes:
- a CDS encoding SAVED domain-containing protein, whose amino-acid sequence MKIIRSVEGLFNLIQSDPVTAILMLLILIFSSIILYKKWGWLQIVYNWVINHILRFMKRDFILLATFTKKEANFNSVKREYQEQGCLYITQNFLKKTNNDGSINYKDLQQILDKQRSKMKISIKRSKNSNSLIYLGFPHVPIAFLDGYHFKSTDEAILYEYQGEDSECLGKGFYELKRKYNTDMKIINDYDINTNYEKEVALKIEQSFSIMNEEIKTASGVEQVISLGLETPSRWSVTNYAQIDLYEKRFIELLSKLKKSGVNRIHLFAATPVSLSFSLGRMVEHYHPEVIVYNYNNNSYDWAINLRTEKILTLKDE is encoded by the coding sequence ATGAAGATAATTCGATCAGTTGAAGGGCTATTTAACCTAATTCAGAGTGATCCCGTTACGGCAATACTTATGTTATTAATTTTAATATTTTCAAGCATTATTCTCTACAAAAAGTGGGGATGGCTTCAAATTGTATACAACTGGGTTATTAATCACATCCTCCGTTTTATGAAGAGGGATTTTATATTGTTGGCTACTTTCACCAAGAAAGAGGCAAACTTTAATAGTGTGAAAAGAGAGTATCAGGAGCAGGGGTGTTTGTATATCACTCAAAATTTTTTAAAGAAAACTAATAATGATGGGAGCATTAACTATAAAGACCTTCAACAAATCTTAGATAAACAAAGGTCTAAAATGAAAATTTCAATAAAACGCAGTAAAAATTCTAACTCATTAATATATTTAGGGTTTCCTCATGTGCCAATAGCATTTTTAGATGGATACCATTTCAAAAGTACTGATGAAGCAATACTTTATGAATATCAAGGAGAAGACTCCGAATGTCTGGGTAAAGGATTTTACGAATTGAAAAGAAAGTACAATACTGATATGAAGATTATTAATGATTATGATATAAACACTAATTATGAGAAGGAGGTTGCATTAAAAATAGAACAATCATTTTCAATAATGAATGAAGAGATAAAAACAGCTTCAGGGGTAGAACAAGTTATTTCTTTAGGTTTAGAAACTCCAAGTCGCTGGTCTGTTACTAATTATGCTCAAATCGATTTATACGAAAAAAGATTCATAGAGTTACTTTCAAAATTGAAGAAGAGCGGAGTGAATAGGATTCATTTATTTGCTGCCACCCCTGTATCTCTCAGTTTTAGTCTGGGAAGAATGGTTGAACATTATCACCCAGAGGTAATAGTTTATAATTACAATAACAACTCTTATGATTGGGCTATTAACTTAAGGACAGAAAAAATATTGACTCTTAAGGATGAATAA
- a CDS encoding EamA family transporter, with protein MKVKGIVFVLLGAGSFGFTPIFVKTGFEYGYSLGQINMVQMLLAFVLLWGMSLVNGLKIKNLSKSDFIKVMFTGTAMGLTSVFYYGSMQYLTASLAIILLFQFVWIGMIYEWIFSKIRPTVMNFLALFVTLTGVVFASNIIAGDVSDLHPVGLILGLLAAASYAGFIFFSGQVATRSHPIIRSSLMVTGSTILVLIVFFQDIPSLNPTDGRLWLLGAGLALVGGVIPTLFFAKGAPLITGRLANVLSAIELPVAIISAMMVLSESVSLLQWIGVLLIVVAIMINELGDALKKGKAVANHD; from the coding sequence ATGAAGGTAAAAGGAATCGTATTTGTCTTATTGGGAGCTGGAAGCTTCGGGTTTACTCCTATATTTGTGAAAACTGGGTTTGAATATGGGTATTCCTTAGGGCAAATCAACATGGTACAGATGCTTCTCGCCTTCGTTTTGTTGTGGGGGATGAGCCTTGTTAATGGTTTGAAAATAAAGAATTTATCAAAATCTGATTTTATAAAAGTAATGTTCACAGGAACTGCGATGGGGTTAACAAGTGTTTTCTATTACGGATCAATGCAGTATTTAACTGCTTCGTTAGCGATCATTCTACTCTTTCAATTTGTATGGATCGGGATGATATACGAGTGGATCTTTAGCAAGATTAGACCAACAGTAATGAATTTCCTAGCTCTATTCGTGACGTTAACCGGGGTAGTTTTTGCCTCGAACATCATCGCTGGCGACGTCTCGGATTTGCATCCTGTCGGTTTAATTCTTGGACTTCTAGCAGCGGCTTCGTATGCAGGGTTTATTTTTTTTAGTGGACAAGTCGCCACTCGTTCGCATCCTATTATTCGAAGCTCGTTGATGGTTACAGGTTCTACGATTCTAGTATTGATCGTGTTCTTTCAAGACATTCCCTCTCTGAATCCGACTGACGGTCGCTTATGGTTATTAGGTGCTGGACTAGCTCTTGTTGGTGGTGTAATCCCTACCCTTTTCTTTGCGAAAGGAGCACCGTTGATCACAGGAAGACTTGCGAATGTGTTGAGCGCTATCGAGTTACCTGTCGCCATCATATCGGCTATGATGGTTCTCTCTGAATCTGTTTCGTTATTGCAGTGGATAGGCGTGTTATTAATCGTGGTAGCGATTATGATCAACGAACTTGGTGACGCTTTGAAGAAAGGTAAAGCAGTTGCCAATCATGATTAA
- a CDS encoding ArsR/SmtB family transcription factor: MELISTGTKRRREKYKLELKSSLLWEVALGIAAITNESLIDTLDLSKEKRELIHQSLSKSMIEELEYVQKNNTWKTILQLLHQKDFENLSSFNDYVRSLSDEQLKNISIPYLGNEQEVLKRDLLNGSAKALQELQKRNHEHPFLPSYLEFITKVSCEELKSHLLVVMSGWYSAIIEPDKNKLEAILQRDMASKEKMLGSLEPEQFVEWATDGVKYLPEPSVYKVILIPHYIYRPWNVEADLEGVKVFYYAVSNESISSEDKFVPNKLLVQKYKALGDETRLRILKMIKEEPTSLQELTTELKLGKTTVHHHLKILKSARIVSQNSNKYSIDDSVLDHLSTDLKLFLERD, encoded by the coding sequence ATGGAACTTATTTCTACTGGAACTAAACGAAGAAGGGAGAAATATAAGCTTGAGCTAAAAAGCTCTTTATTATGGGAAGTTGCTTTAGGCATAGCAGCTATAACGAATGAATCTTTGATTGATACACTTGATCTTTCTAAAGAAAAGAGAGAACTGATTCACCAATCTTTATCAAAAAGCATGATAGAAGAACTAGAATATGTACAAAAAAATAATACTTGGAAAACCATTCTTCAGCTTCTCCATCAAAAAGATTTCGAGAATTTATCTTCGTTTAATGATTATGTGAGGAGTTTATCTGACGAGCAATTAAAGAACATTTCTATACCTTATCTTGGTAATGAACAAGAAGTGTTGAAAAGAGATTTATTAAATGGATCTGCAAAAGCGCTTCAGGAATTACAAAAGAGGAATCATGAACATCCTTTCCTACCATCTTACCTTGAATTTATTACTAAAGTTTCCTGCGAGGAATTGAAAAGCCATCTTCTAGTAGTAATGTCTGGTTGGTATAGCGCAATTATCGAGCCCGATAAAAATAAACTCGAAGCAATACTTCAAAGGGACATGGCTTCAAAGGAAAAAATGCTTGGAAGTTTAGAACCAGAACAATTTGTTGAGTGGGCAACAGATGGAGTGAAATACCTGCCGGAACCAAGTGTTTATAAGGTTATTTTGATACCCCATTACATATATCGTCCATGGAATGTCGAAGCAGACTTAGAAGGCGTTAAGGTCTTTTATTATGCGGTCTCTAATGAAAGTATTTCAAGTGAGGATAAATTTGTTCCTAATAAACTGTTGGTACAAAAGTATAAAGCATTAGGAGATGAAACGCGTTTAAGGATTTTAAAGATGATTAAGGAAGAGCCGACATCTCTGCAAGAGTTAACCACTGAACTGAAGTTAGGTAAAACCACCGTTCACCATCATTTGAAAATTTTAAAATCTGCAAGGATCGTTTCTCAGAATTCCAATAAATATTCTATTGATGATAGTGTGCTAGATCATTTATCAACAGATTTAAAACTTTTCTTGGAAAGGGATTAG